In the Corvus cornix cornix isolate S_Up_H32 chromosome 20, ASM73873v5, whole genome shotgun sequence genome, one interval contains:
- the SLA2 gene encoding src-like-adapter 2 → MGNLPSREKSLSIPAASADTAQPPLPTQAVPSGFQALALCDFPSSVGVAAVLRMGEQLRILSEDGEWWLVASEVSGKECHIPSSCVAKIRHRWLYEGVSRQQAEELLLRPGNHSGSFLIRESQTRQGCYSLSVRRGERAAWASVTHYRIHRLDNGWLYISPRLTFPSLHNLVDHYSEFSEGLCCRLSEPCSTEAPRAAPASTPPAVIKKPSLHWDKIESSLLFSETASPPEESPISQGLREAISSYLILSETDTPEPDPTRKGVKNS, encoded by the exons ATGGGGAATTTGCCCAGCCGGGAGAAGTCACTCAGCATCCCAGCAGCGTCTGCCGACACCGCACAACCTCCACTGCCCACACAGGCAG tcCCCAGTGGCTTCCAGGCCCTGGCCCTCTGTGACTTCCCCTCCAGCGTGGGGGTGGCTGCTGTCCTGAGGATGGGGGAGCAGCTCCGCATCCTCTCTGA GGATGGAGAGTGGTGGCTGGTGGCATCTGAGGTGTCTGGCAAGGAGTGTCACatccccagcagctgtgtggcCAAGATCAGGCACAG GTGGCTGTACGAGGGCGTCAGCcggcagcaggcagaggagctgctgctccgTCCAGGCAACCACAGTGGATCTTTTCTGATACGAGAGAGCCAGACCAGGCAAG gcTGCTATTCCCTGTCGGTGCGCCGTGGCGAGCGAGCTGCCTGGGCCTCGGTGACTCACTACCGCATCCACCGGCTGGACAACGGATGGCTTTACATCTCGCCCCGGCTCACCTTCCCCAGCCTGCACAACTTGGTGGACCACTACTCTG AGTTCAGCGAGGGCCTCTGCTGCCGCCTCAGCGAGCCCTGCTCCACGGAAGCACCAAGGGCGGCCCCAGCCTCCACACCACCGGCTGTCATCAAGAAGCCATCGCTCCACTGGGATAAGATTGAGAG CTCCCTCCTGTTCTCGGAGACCGCATCCCCACCGGAGGAGTCTCCCATCAGCCAGGGCCTGCGGGAAGCCATCAGCTCTTACCTGATCCTCTCAGAGACTGACACCCCTGAGCCAGACCCCACACGAAAGGGGGTGAAGAACAGCTGA